From one Babesia bovis T2Bo chromosome 3, whole genome shotgun sequence genomic stretch:
- a CDS encoding DNA polymerase alpha/epsilon subunit B family protein codes for MATREIAVYDDSLSQRFRIIGVPYSNQYYTYSMEKLERLRPCFFPLIESRWRDTIIDTTDSVPKPGRYVYVPSIKDAKGDCVIIGTLYKDMKLRPSPLEEYSEELKLRQPMKAKYTSPDDRLFIEDQSIRVAIRGSILDPQRLVTGLVICLKGRINDQGEFECEDYMHPGPPLMCLEPRSEEKYVAFVSGLDLGGQTTSRSALLLLRDFIFGSTPLSELSRKVVRLVIAGNGIGKCDVSALSQCDVYFAQLAGSIPVDLMPGNDDPSNRNIPQQPIHPTFLEHSSRYSSFQSTTNPYAFSVDGIRFLGTSSQAVRGICEYSHLNELEALRLTASARFIAPTAPDTLGCHPEAAVLHLTEDNEFPHVMFSGNSHEYATSTMDGLPRLICVPAFSKQPCVILVSLSTLEPRLIRFE; via the exons ATGGCTACTCGTGAGATTGCTGTCTACGATGACAGCTTATCGCAACGTTTTCGCATTATTGGCGTTCCGTATTCGAACCAGTACTATACATATAGTATGGAGAAGCTTGAGCGTCTTCGTCCATGCTTCTTTCCATTGATTGAATCTCGATGGCGCGATACCATTATTGATACCACAGATTCAGTACCTAAACCCGGTCGCTATGTGTATGTGCCTTCTATAAAGGATGCCAAG GGTGATTGTGTCATCATTGGTACTCTTTACAAGGACATGAAACTACGTCCATCACCTTTGGAGGAATACTCAGAGGAGTTAAAGTTGCGG CAACCTATGAAGGCGAAGTACACTTCACCGGACGATCGTCTATTCATTGAGGACCAGAGCATTCGTGTGGCTATTAGGGGCAGCATATTGGATCCTCAACGCCTGGTCACTGGCCTG GTAATATGCCTAAAGGGCAGGATCAACGATCAAGGTGAATTTGAGTGTGAGGACTATATGCATCCTGGTCCTCCACTAATGTGCCTGGAACCTCGATCTGAAGAGAAATACGTTGCATTTGTTTCTGGGTTAGACCTTGGTGGTCAGACTACTAGTCGTAGTGCGTTACTGCTACTACGCGATTTCATTTTTGGTAGTACACC GCTATCTGAGCTAAGTAGGAAAGTAGTTCGCTTAGTGATTGCTGGTAACGGCATTGGCAAATGTGACGTATCTGCGTTATCGCAGTgtgatgtatattttgCTCAACTTGCAGGTTCTATACCTGTTGACCTGATGCCAG GGAATGACGACCCATCTAATCGCAACATACCACAGCAACCTATACATCCTACATTCCTGGAGCACAGCAGCCGGTACAGCAGCTTCCAATCGACTACTAACCCCTATGCATTTTCTGTGGATGGTATTCGTTTTCTGGGTACATCAAGCCAGGCAGTGCGCGGTATTTGTGAATACAGCCATTTGAATGAATTGG AGGCATTGAGGCTTACGGCATCCGCTAGGTTCATCGCGCCTACAGCTCCAGATACTCTAGGATGCCACCCTGAAGCGGCAGTACTGCACTTAACTGAGGACAACGAGTTCCCTCACGTCATGTTTAGTGGCAATTCCCATGAATATGCAACATCTACTATGGATGGATTACCACGGTTGATTTGCGTGCCTGCGTTTAGTAAGCAGCCTTGTGTTATATTGGTATCTCTATCTACCTTGGAGCCTAGGCTGATCAGATTTGAGTAG
- a CDS encoding FHA domain containing protein, which yields MQDSSILGFTLPRNVVNGNTEYTPPPWANFNTAEVLTQDNIYSLEIISRGKIIATEHLKDKRYYVLGSLDTCDLVYTNPLVSRRHLVLQYNRHGHLLLYDLKSTHGTTLNHEKIEPDKYYKLKNGDQVRIGTKGTTSRTYIVCGPDDPECTQQNEPELKKRKSVKDKLVKDEQELMDKVSKATAAEYYDTNLYFDEYDEYFDRDPVNNKRQKKEKQKVHTAASLQHDIQELYQAEIDTLNRWYDILKQSKEEGFEYTGDTPTKTDTLMHTLQLKSLESDRIKYQKQLDTIQQDIEHLQKLLKLTQT from the coding sequence ATGCAAGATTCTAGCATACTAGGATTCACACTACCAAGAAATGTAGTCAATGGTAACACGGAATATACACCGCCGCCATGGGCAAACTTCAACACGGCAGAAGTACTAACACAAGACAACATATACTCACTAGAAATCATATCAAGAGGTAAAATAATAGCAACAGAGCATCTTAAGGATAAGCGTTACTATGTACTAGGGTCACTAGACACCTGCGACCTAGTATATACAAACCCACTGGTGTCAAGAAGACACCTAGTCCTCCAATATAATAGACATGGTCATCTGTTGCTCTACGATCTGAAATCAACACATGGAACTACACTTAACCATGAAAAAATTGAACCGGATAAATACTACAAACTAAAAAATGGCGATCAAGTGCGTATTGGAACAAAGGGAACTACCAGTAGAACATATATTGTATGCGGACCTGATGACCCAGAATGTACACAACAAAATGAACCAGAATTGAAAAAACGAAAATCGGTAAAAGATAAACTAGTAAAGGATGAACAAGAACTAATGGATAAAGTAAGCAAAGCAACCGCTGCAGAATATTACGATACAAATTTATATTTTGATGAATATGATGAATACTTCGATAGAGACCCAGTAAATAATAAAAGACAGAaaaaagaaaaacaaaaggttCATACAGCGGCGTCTCTACAACATGACATCCAGGAACTATACCAAGCTGAAATCGACACTTTAAACAGATGGTACGATATACTAAAACAATCGAAAGAAGAAGGATTTGAATATACAGGAGATACACCAACAAAAACCGACACGCTGATGCACACTCTGCAACTCAAAAGCCTAGAAAGTGACAGAATAAAATACCAAAAACAACTGGATACTATTCAACAAGATATAGAACACTTACAAAAACTACTCAAATTGACACAAACGTAG
- a CDS encoding Diacylglycerol kinase accessory domain family protein: protein MEYIYFFVNPSSGGQKAATFFEPNVNELHFTKPVPSVVYIYSITDGPSGHKPGFEHLRDCIAARTEDDHFKVVICGGDGSVMWMIEEMDAHGIDCNSVVFSIVPYGTGNDFARAVHWDNFTGLNPFDNNMLRRVIERLFNSTEVLHDFWKVVLTVEPEGSFNRINQKSRQKETVVDESGSDALRMEFVMGNYFSIGVDARIGRGFDRLRSQSSLVNKLIYLWQGTKNTFRRSIRVDKQIDKMLSGESYSKTVFTTEMGNLSNPVLPRSSALIALNIPSYSAGIDPFARSCRVGLENLTDAECSELTHFSQKMGDHRLEFLAYRKVYHIAADFCGTSLARRVHASGGPWKIVFKELHPSEKVYFQIDGEFYVMLQPKDVEISHSRTIRILK, encoded by the exons atggaatatatatattttttcgTTAACCCGAGCAGCGGGGGACAGAAGGCGGCTACTTTTTTTGAG CCGAATGTGAACGAACTCCATTTTACTAAGCCAGTTCCttctgttgtatatatatattcaattaCTGACGGTCCTAGTGGTCACAAGCCTGGTTTCGAGCATCTTCGTGATTGTATAGCTGCTCGTACTGAAGATGACC ATTTCAAAGTGGTTATTTGTGGCGGTGACGGTAGTGTCATGTGGATGATTGAAGAGATGGATGCTCATGGAATTGATTGTAATTCGGTTGTTTTTTCCATTGTACCTTACGGTACTGGGAATGACTTTGCCCGTGCTGTACACTGGGACAACTTTACTGGTTTGAATCCATTTGACAACAACAT GTTACGTCGTGTCATTGAGCGTTTGTTCAATTCCACTGAGGTACTTCACGACTTTTGGAAAGTGGTTTTAACCGTTGAGCCCGAGGGTTCCTTTAACAGGATAAATCAAAAGAGTCGTCAGAAGGAGACTGTAGTTGACGAATCGGGTAGTGACGCCCTGCGTATGGAGTTTGTTATGGGTAACTACTTTAGCATTGGCGTGGATGCTCGTATTGGTCGTGGCTTCGATCGTCTTAGATCTCAGTCCAGCTTGGTGAACAAGTTAATTTACTTATGGCAGGGCACGAAGAATACCTTCAGGCGCAGCATTCGTGTTGACAAGCAGATTGATAAGATGTTATCTGGTGAATCTTACAGCAAGACGGTTTTTACAACTGAGATGGGCAATTTATCTAACCCTGTTTTACCCCGTAGCAGTGCCCTCATTGCTCTGAATATACCGAGTTACTCTGCTGGTATTGACCCTTTTGCTAGGTCATGTCGCGTTGGTTTGGAAAACTTAACCGACGCCGAGTGTTCTGAGTTGACACACTTTTCGCAGAAGATGGGTGACCACCGTCTGGAATTTTTGGCTTATCGTAAAGTATATCACATAGCTGCAGATTTTTGCGGTACTTCACTTGCTCGCAGGGTCCATGCAAGTGGCGGTCCTTGGAAGATAGTTTTTAAAGAGCTACACCCTAGTGAGAAGGTATACTTCCAGATAGACGGGGAGTTTTACGTAATGCTACAGCCCAAGGATGTGGAGATATCCCATTCGCGTACAATTCGTATATTGAAGTGA
- a CDS encoding putative integral membrane protein → MVSWKFGGDASSATEGERVRLLDQSRVMGESIAALGDSRRVLEDTTQLGSNVMSKLLSQRETIIRSTQYAQETGSLQRETRNLLRAESRSDFYTKVVMYFTIVCLVIANILAILHRILK, encoded by the exons ATGGTTAGTTGGAAGTTTGGCGGTGACGCCAGTTCCGCTACGGAGGGCGAACGCGTTCGTCTTCTTGACCAATCTAGGGTTATGGGCGAATCTATAGCTGCCCTTGGTGACTCCCGCCG GGTATTGGAGGATACCACTCAGCTAGGCTCTAATGTTATGAGCAAATTATTATCGCAGCGTGAGACTATTATCCGCTCTACGCAATAT GCTCAGGAGACTGGCTCTTTACAGCGCGAGACTCGCAACCTTCTTCGCGCTGAGAGTCGATCTGATTTTTACACGAAGGTTGTGATGTATTTTACCATTGTGTGTTTGGTCATAGCTAACATTTTGGCTATACTTCACCGCATACTCAAGTGA
- a CDS encoding diacylglycerol kinase — MMLVISLLVASLLVLGLTLWNDVLLSRNRSKVLPLLNEVVVAPCTPSDDFNDRLVFIDCSMDSNHTFYTPKELSSNIYSYNGAFFETRVEMYQWVSLMGLFGIRKVGAFIDHAVVDRSWISAMFSPERNPGYFPHVPGAGRKFAPSMKLGGYSIPPGAFVGVRGVKQLDLIDDQWYQPLELTYPLPVPTVDHVNTQVYDNALYTGDPFNPKVGDLRITFWGNSATRFSAIGRQRSSIFFKDTALAPFTLGDDTVVLVGEESQTPQALLTAYFSQFESTQTTYWTLRLASLLLIAFTLFVYYSSIKAPKTRTTLFICSLCGSAVVLLALEAVIWVRYRIYLFFLFAILSMAFSGALMSIWNMDPLSTWHRIGDGGYLVSRSTGESMGWSTATPSGTILSSSSRPLLSSITM; from the exons ATGATGCTGGTCATTAGTCTTCTGGTAGCGTCGTTGCTGGTTCTCGGGTTGACTTTATGGAATGACGTGTTACTGTCTCGTAACCGGAGCAAGGTGCTTCCTTTATTGAATGAAGTGGTTGTG GCGCCATGCACGCCATCGGATGACTTTAACGATCGTTTAGTGTTTATC GATTGTTCGATGGACAGTAACCATACCTTCTATACCCCAAAGGAGTTGAGCAGTAACATATACTCTTACAATGGCGCTTTTTTCGAGACTCGCGTTGAGATGTACCAATGGGTTAGCTTAATGGGTCTATTTGGCATTCGCAAGGTCGGTGCCTTTATTGATCATGCTGTTGTTGACCGTAGTTGGATCAGTGCCATGTTTTCTCCTGAGCGCAATCCTGGATATTTCCCACATGTACCGGGTGCAGGGCGTAAATTCGCTCCTAGTATGAAGTTAGGTGGTTATTCCATACCACCTGGTGCATTCGTGGGTGTCCGTGGAGTCAAGCAACTGGATTTGATTGATGACCAATGGTATCAACCCCTGGAGCTAACCTATCCACTACCCGTTCCCACTGTTGATCATGTAAATACCCAAGTATATGACAATGCGCTGTATACTGGTGACCCATTTAACCCTAAGGTGGGTGACCTCCGTATAACATTTTGGGGTAACAGTGCTACTCGCTTTAGTGCAATTGGTCGGCAGCGATCTAGCATATTCTTTAAGGATACTGCACTGGCTCCGTTTACACTGGGCGACGATACAGTGGTATTGGTTGGTGAGGAGTCACAGACTCCCCAAGCACTGCTTACGGCTTATTTCAGTCAGTTTGAGAGTACCCAGACTACCTATTGGACCCTTCGCTTGGCATCTCTGTTACTCATCGCTTTTACCTTATTTGTGTATTACTCTAGTATCAAGGCTCCCAAGACACGTACAACACTGTTTATATGCAGTTTATGTGGCAGCGCGGTAGTATTGCTCGCCCTTGAGGCTGTCATTTGGGTTCGTTATCGCATTTACTTATTCTTCCTGTTTGCTATACTGAGTATGGCTTTCAGTGGCGCGCTTATGTCCATTTG GAACATGGACCCCTTATCAACCTGGCATCGTATAGGCGATGGCGGCTATTTGGTAAGCCGTAGTACTGGGGAGTCCATGGGCTGGTCCACGGCAACGCCTTCTGGTACTATATTATCTAGTAGCAGTCGACCTTTATTAAGTTCGATAACGATGTAA
- a CDS encoding putative integral membrane protein gives MMTVWVAIAVVIATVMTYITSVARIKIDYTYPKCIPLDLNRNICDVRVTAIGDNKAHKIVPLEPYTNIIGDVLFGDRIVPGDCDYNTRIVYIELEDDFEVIKIETRAHDGTTELLEYVGRPKEHDVYLELNRIAIDINLNDATFPEHVMPMYNIKSRSTDIKIKSSLKNQYRIGTVIIGEIKVPDTPCISRYIKIQQRHDGRKLVSVLSKYPDNEHISSYIEQGAGKLNFVPYNKDTYPEDIRIGSYNDIALDI, from the coding sequence ATGATGACAGTATGGGTTGCTATTGCAGTAGTAATAGCAACCGTAATGACTTACATAACTAGTGTAGCACGAATCAAAATCGATTATACATACCCTAAATGCATACCATTAGATCTAAATAGAAATATATGTGACGTTAGAGTTACAGCCATAGGAGATAATAAGGCACATAAAATTGTTCCACTGGAACCCTACACGAATATCATAGGAGACGTCCTCTTTGGGGATCGTATAGTCCCGGGAGATTGCGATTACAATACCAGGATAGTATACATAGAACTTGAGGATGATTTTGAAGTTATAAAGATAGAAACTAGAGCCCATGATGGTACGACTGAACTCCTGGAATATGTTGGAAGACCCAAGGAACATGATGTATATCTAGAATTGAATCGTATTGCCATAGATATCAACTTGAATGATGCCACGTTTCCCGAGCATGTTATgccaatgtataatataaaatcgAGGTCCACGgatattaaaataaaaaGCAGTTTGAAAAATCAATATCGTATAGGTACAGTAATAATTGGGGAGATTAAAGTACCAGATACACCATGCATATCAAGGTATATAAAAATACAACAACGGCATGATGGACGGAAACTAGTGTCAGTATTAAGCAAATACCCAGATAACGAACACATATCGTCATATATAGAACAGGGAGCAGGTAAATTGAACTTCGTACCATACAACAAGGATACATACCCAGAAGATATACGTATCGGGTCATACAATGATATTGCactggatatataa
- a CDS encoding DNA gyrase/topoisomerase family protein, with protein sequence MAAKQKTIEQRYQKKSQLEHILLRPDTYIGNTEMLTQQMWVYNQEAKRMLYEPVTFIPGLYKIFDEILVNAADVHARQQSDPSLTRMTCIKVNFNATTGAITVFNDGEPIPVEIHKEHNVYVPEMIFGELLTSDNYDDEDGRITGGRNGFGAKLTNIFSKSFSVTCADSKRHKQFAMKWESNMTRVASPAKVGSYHGKDFVKVTFIPDYERFGIPTMDEGTLKVLLKRVYDVAGTTGLRVYWNDERLGISDFKQYVGLYFEDDPTVVKVYDKAHRWEVMVSATDGSGFQQVSFVNNITTLKGGSHVQHVLEPLVTALTNKVKSKNKDGVELKPYQIKNYIFLFVNCQIVNPTFDSQTKETLTTKPAKFGSKYIMNPKAVAQILKSTLTERILSFAQGRLNIELKKKMKVTKAVNRLTGIPKLEDANNAGTRHARNCTLILTEGDSAKTSCLAGLSVVGRDNYGVFPLKGKLLNVRDASYKQLVQNAEIQNILKIMGLDVSKKEQTTPDGLRYGSIMIMTDQDYDGSHIKGLLINLLHYFWPKMIQCRGFIREFVTPIIKATKGDSVLSFFTVQDYVRWVQSTNVAGWKIKYYKGLGTSTDKEFKEYFVNIQQHLIDFIYEDNADDDSIDLAFNKKRVDDRKLWMQSYEHGTTVDHSIKKLRYTDFINKELIQFSIYDTERSIPSVVDGWKPGQRKVLFGCLKRNLVGECKVAQLTGYVAEHSAYHHGEASLQQTIINMAQNFVGSNNINVLEPCGQFGSRKEGGKDASAARYIFTKLNPITRLIFVEEDDNILEYQNEEGQTIEPMYYIPTIPMVLVNGSEGIGTGFSSQIPNYNPLDIIDNLKRYLNNVDMKPMVPWYHKFTGEIEPNDKGGFDCLGNYQWLDENGLLEITELPIRKWTHDYRVFLESLEQGVNGKEPLILGFVDNSTHESVHFTLNVNPECIEEVINEGVDKVFKLRTSIATTNMTLFDANKKLKRYSNELEIIRDFAAVRLATYEKRKTYLINNLKLLLRRISNQVRFIHMVVNEELVLFKKAKATLVAELRDLGFDSNTDILKGSEEPSTLNEPVTPSRRSGTQDAPGADYNYLLNMPLWSLTLEQVQKLNEEHAQKENQLRILLETTATDMWMDDLNKVEVAIKMAYQQDEITAPTPSHAALMQLTKIKRKASQSQRSTATPKATQSPPSSRGNSTSRSNKRSKYSDSSSEFSDVSMLSDDEGLFKKPKQRQMSITTAFANASKNKSVGTLGIYSQDMSPTGTVEMEPGTPLTQMPLSQDALGAEDIERLMASVLNRGRNAPGTSPKSQSTPKSTGLAKRTPATPKSTTSSVGSSTKKTPQKRGAKSKRQYESSDESDDYSGEDDTSEDEYIEYTASQSTRRSTRIKQTGFSTTQDIDTPTELQATIPEDTPEQTSSALDRAGLSKFNVGLAERIKHIPKEN encoded by the coding sequence ATGGCGGCAAAGCAAAAGACTATCGAGCAGCGCTACCAGAAGAAGTCGCAACTGGAGCATATCCTACTCAGACCGGATACCTATATCGGCAACACCGAGATGCTAACCCAGCAGATGTGGGTATATAACCAAGAAGCAAAACGTATGTTATACGAGCCTGTAACATTCATACCCGGGCTGTACAAaatatttgatgaaatcTTGGTCAACGCAGCAGATGTACATGCTAGGCAGCAATCGGATCCATCCCTAACACGGATGACATGTATCAAGGTAAACTTTAATGCTACAACCGGCGCTATCACAGTTTTCAACGATGGAGAGCCAATACCAGTGGAGATACACAAGGAGCATAACGTATACGTACCAGAAATGATATTTGGCGAGCTACTGACGTCGGATAACTACGATGACGAGGATGGACGTATCACCGGAGGCCGTAACGGTTTTGGCGCTAAACTGACCAACATATTCTCCAAGAGTTTCTCCGTAACGTGCGCAGATAGTAAGAGACACAAACAATTCGCCATGAAGTGGGAGTCTAACATGACACGAGTTGCATCGCCAGCAAAGGTAGGCAGCTATCACGGCAAGGATTTTGTTAAGGTCACATTCATACCGGATTACGAGCGTTTTGGGATTCCTACGATGGACGAAGGCACTTTGAAGGTACTACTCAAAAGAGTTTATGACGTAGCTGGTACAACGGGATTACGTGTTTACTGGAATGATGAACGACTTGGTATCAGTGACTTCAAGCAGTATGTTGGACTCTACTTCGAAGATGACCCAACCGTAGTGAAGGTATACGACAAAGCACACCGGTGGGAAGTTATGGTATCAGCCACCGATGGCAGCGGGTTCCAGCAAGTGTCGTTTGTTAATAATATTACGACACTAAAAGGAGGGTCGCACGTGCAGCACGTACTGGAACCACTGGTAACAGCACTAACGAATAAAGTAAAGTCAAAAAACAAAGATGGTGTGGAGTTAAAACCCTACCAAATAAAGAATTACATATTCCTGTTCGTCAACTGCCAGATTGTCAACCCGACCTTCGACTCACAGACTAAGGAGACATTGACGACTAAACCAGCGAAATTTGGGAGTAAATACATAATGAACCCAAAGGCAGTTGCACAGATCCTGAAGAGCACTTTGACCGAACGGATACTGTCATTCGCCCAGGGTAGATTGAACATTGAACtcaagaagaagatgaaagTGACCAAAGCCGTTAACAGACTCACAGGCATCCCGAAACTGGAAGATGCAAATAACGCAGGCACTAGACACGCAAGAAACTGTACACTGATACTCACGGAAGGTGACTCCGCCAAGACGTCATGTCTAGCAGGGCTATCAGTAGTCGGCAGGGATAACTACGGTGTGTTTCCACTGAAGGGTAAACTGCTGAACGTACGTGACGCCAGTTACAAACAACTAGTTCAAAACGcagaaatacaaaatatcCTGAAAATCATGGGATTAGATGTATCGAAAAAAGAACAGACGACGCCCGATGGGCTGAGGTATGGATCGATAATGATAATGACTGATCAGGACTATGACGGATCGCATATTAAAGGGTTATTGATCAACTTGTTACACTACTTTTGGCCAAAGATGATCCAGTGTCGCGGGTTTATACGCGAGTTTGTAACACCGATCATTAAGGCCACGAAGGGCGATTCTGTGTTGTCGTTTTTCACGGTACAGGACTACGTTCGATGGGTACAAAGCACTAACGTGGCAGGATGGAAGATTAAGTACTACAAGGGTCTCGGTACCTCGACGGATAAAGAGTTCAAGGAGTATTTCGTCAACATACAGCAGCACCTGATTGATTTCATATACGAGGATAATGCCGATGATGATAGCATTGATCTGGCATTCAATAAGAAACGAGTTGATGACAGGAAGTTATGGATGCAGAGCTATGAACATGGTACTACAGTGGACCATTCAATTAAGAAGCTGAGGTACACAGATTTCATCAATAAGGAGTTGATACAGTTTTCTATTTACGATACCGAGAGAAGCATACCATCAGTAGTGGATGGTTGGAAGCCAGGACAGAGGAAGGTGCTCTTCGGTTGCCTGAAGCGTAACCTAGTGGGTGAATGTAAGGTGGCACAGCTCACAGGTTATGTCGCGGAACACTCTGCATACCACCATGGAGAAGCTTCGCTGCAACAAACCATTATCAATATGGCACAGAACTTTGTAGGGTCCAACAATATCAACGTGTTGGAACCATGCGGTCAGTTTGGTAGCCGTAAGGAGGGTGGTAAGGATGCATCTGCAGCGCGTTACATCTTCACCAAGCTTAACCCAATCACGAGGTTGATTTTCGTAGAAGAAGATGATAATATCCTGGAGTACCAGAATGAAGAGGGGCAGACCATAGAACCGATGTACTACATACCAACAATACCCATGGTATTGGTCAATGGATCTGAAGGGATAGGTACAGGATTCAGCAGCCAGATACCAAATTATAACCCACTGGATATTATAGATAACCTGAAGAGATACCTAaacaatgtagatatgAAGCCTATGGTACCATGGTACCATAAATTCACTGGTGAAATCGAACCAAACGATAAGGGTGGCTTTGATTGTCTAGGTAATTACCAGTGGCTAGATGAAAACGGACTACTGGAAATTACTGAATTGCCAATACGCAAGTGGACACACGACTATAGAGTGTTTCTGGAGTCACTAGAGCAGGGAGTTAACGGAAAAGAACCTTTAATCCTAGGGTTCGTAGACAACTCAACACATGAAAGTGTGCATTTTACGTTAAATGTGAACCCCGAGTGTATAGAGGAGGTTATTAACGAGGGGGTTGACAAAGTATTCAAGCTACGAACAAGCATAGCCACAACTAACATGACGTTGTTCGACGCTAACAAGAAGTTAAAGCGTTACAGCAACGAGCTAGAGATTATACGTGATTTCGCAGCGGTAAGACTCGCTACATATGAAAAGAGGAAGACATACCTAATCAACAACCTGAAGCTACTGTTGAGAAGGATTAGTAACCAGGTACGATTCATACACATGGTGGTCAACGAGGAGTTGGTGCTATTCAAAAAGGCTAAGGCTACTCTCGTGGCAGAGCTGCGTGATCTAGGGTTCGATTCAAACACGGATATACTTAAAGGCAGTGAAGAACCAAGTACTCTAAACGAACCCGTGACACCGTCAAGGCGCTCGGGTACCCAGGATGCACCAGGCGCTGATTACAACTATCTACTCAATATGCCGCTATGGTCACTCACACTGGAGCAGGTACAAAAGCTTAACGAAGAACATGCGCAAAAGGAAAATCAACTCCGGATACTCCTGGAGACAACCGCAACTGATATGTGGATGGATGACCTAAATAAAGTAGAAGTCGCTATTAAAATGGCATACCAACAAGATGAAATCACGGCGCCCACACCGTCACATGCTGCCCTAATGCAGTTGACTAAAATTAAACGCAAGGCATCACAAAGCCAGCGGTCGACTGCCACACCAAAAGCTACACAAAGCCCGCCATCCAGCCGCGGTAATTCAACGTCACGATCTAATAAACGATCGAAGTACTCCGATAGCTCAAGTGAGTTCTCGGATGTCTCAATGCTATCCGATGACGAAGGATTGTTCAAGAAACCGAAGCAGCGTCAAATGTCAATCACCACCGCATTCGCAAATGCATCTAAAAATAAATCCGTGGGTACACTTGGTATATACTCACAGGACATGTCACCAACGGGTACAGTGGAAATGGAACCTGGAACTCCACTGACCCAGATGCCACTATCCCAGGATGCATTGGGTGCCGAGGATATTGAGCGACTGATGGCATCAGTATTGAACCGAGGTAGAAATGCCCCGGGAACAAGCCCAAAGAGCCAGTCAACACCAAAATCAACTGGGTTAGCTAAGCGAACACCAGCTACACCCAAATCAACGACGTCATCAGTTGGAAGTAGTACTAAAAAGACACCGCAAAAACGCGGAGCAAAGAGTAAACGGCAATATGAGTCCAGTGATGAAAGTGATGACTACTCGGGTGAAGATGATACCAGCGAGGATGAATACATAGAGTATACCGCATCACAGTCCACACGAAGAAGCACTAGGATCAAGCAAACCGGTTTTAGTACCACCCAGGACATAGATACACCAACTGAACTACAGGCCACCATACCAGAGGACACACCTGAACAGACATCAAGCGCATTAGATCGAGCTGGCCTAAGCAAGTTTAACGTCGGACTGGCAGAACGAATTAAACACATTCCAAAGGAAAATTGA